CGCCAACGAACTGACGACCAGCGTGCCGGCAACGATACTCGTGGGACCGGTGTAAGTGTTGGCGACGGTCGGGGGCAAGATCATCGTTCCGTCACCGGCCTTGGTCAGCCCGACGGCGGTGGCACCATTGTCGACGATCGTGGCCCCGAGCGTGAAGTTGCCAAGCGTATTGCCCTGATGCACGATCACGTCCTGCCCATTGCCCGACGTAAGGGACGCCCCGCCGACCGCTGCGACGATCGCAGTATCGGCGGCGCCAACGTTCGGACTGATGAGGATTCCGCCCGAGGTAAGCGTATTGGTTTGTCCTGCCGTATCGGCGAGCGTGACCGGCATTGCTCCGGCCGCATTGAACCGCAGCGTGGTTGTCGTGGCATCGGCGGGCACGACGTCGGCGGTTGTCACCGTGGTTTGATTGCCGACAGCCCAGGTATCGTTTGAGTAGTTCGTCAAGGGAGTGAGGAGACCGGGACTGGGGCCGTTGACGGTAACCCAGTCGGTTTGATTATTCGTGGCCCAGCCGCCGAGGATGCCGTCGGTGTTTCCATTGACGACGGTCACGGCGCCCGGAGATACCGGGAGCGTGAAGTCGAGAATGCCGCCCACATTGCGCTGCAACGCGGCAATGGCGACGTCGATGGGATGGCTGGGGCCATTGAAAAAGAACAGTCCGGTTTCGCCATTGGCCACGATGATGGTATTGCCGGGCCGGCCGATGATCCCCGTACTGCCGGTGATTGAAACACTCCCCCCGCTGAACGACCCTGGGTCGAAGATGAAGTCGGCCCGCGCCGGGGCGGCGACGAGTATTACGGCCGCAGCGGAAATCGCGGCGCACAGAACCGCGGAAAGTAATTCGATGGCACGAGGCGCCGCTAGCGCCGACTTGGTTGATTTTGTAGCAAACATTAGCTTGACCCCACAGAATGAAAATGAAACGGATGAGAATTTAGACGCGACGCAAGAAGTTCTGCAGACGTGGCTTTTTATGAATGAAGCACGCCAGCCCACAGAGCGATGCACAGACGAACAATGATGGCTGCCGTCCAGGGGGGACGGGCCACGACTAGAATCGCACGAGGGGTCGCCGAAAAGAACGAGGAATGAGAGCTACTGTCATCGACCCGTCATGCGTGCTTGGCACTTAGACGTGTTCAGGATCAGTAGCGTTCCCCTGGCAGGATCGAGATGCAGCGCAGCGAATTTGCATGGGGGCCGCATTTGTTCCCATATTGCGGATCGCACGTCACGACGATCGTTACCAAGGCACGGACAGATGACGAATGAATGACGAAGCCTTGGCAGAAACGCGTCGGACGAGTGTGGTGCGAATGGCACCACGGCCGCGGAAGAAAGCGTCGCGATAGAAAAGGTCGCGAAAGAAAGCAATAAGCCGCGCCGGCGCCCGAAAGTGTCTTCGGAGGGCGCCGCGTCAGCTGTACAGACGCGAGCGTATTAGCGCGCGAGTGAGCCATTGCCTGCGTGCCACTTCATTTGCCGCGGAGAGGGCGTACGCCCAACCCCTTAGGTGCTTCTGTTTCCACCGGCAGTTTAGTGATGGTGCGGCAGAGATAGCAAGCAAAAAAGGAATACATTAGCGAATTTGTGAGCATGAGCACTTGTTTGCCGAAATGTTCCGACGCGGCTACTTGACGCACTCGATGAGCGCAATCGGGGGGTGCGACAGGAAGTCTTCCCACAGGTCGGAGCCGAAGCGTTCGAGTCCGGCCGGTTCGAGCCGTGACGGGTGCCAGCGAATTTCGCGAAAGCCGGCTGCTGAGAGTGCCTCTTCGTGAGCTTGCCGATCGAGGAAATAGTTCTCGATCGAGAACGAGCCGTTCGCCAGATGAAAGGTCCAGGTGATCGGCGCCCCTTCCGTCGGACCTTCGGCGATTTTTGTTTCGAAGCCGTATTTTCGGAATGAGGGGGCTTGGCAAAAATCGAGCAGCGGGCTGGAGTTGACCGTCACGAATCGCCCGCCTGGCCGCAGTGCGTGGGCGATCCCTCGGCACATCGCGGCCAAATCCGTCCGGTTGTGCGCGTAGTTCAGCAGGTAGGCCGCCGACACCACGTCGAACTGCGTGCCGAGATTCATGTTCGTGGCGTCGGCCACTTCGTACCGGATGCCCAGCGGGCGGGCCGCTTCCTGTTCGCGGGCAAGCTCGATCATTCCCTGCGAGAGATCTACGCCAACGGCCGTCGCCGCCCCCTGGCCATGTAACAGCCGGGTGTAGAATCCTTCGCCGCAGGCGACGTCCAGAACGGATTGCCCCGTCAGGTCGCCGACCAGTCCTAACAACGAATACGCCTCGATGTGGGCTCGCCAGGGCTGCAGCTTCGAGAGCTGGTACTCGCGCGAGATGGCGTTGTAGTCGGTCGTCATGAGCGCGGCGTGTGTTAGGTCAACTTTGCGCGAAGGTAGACTCGCGCGGGGTCTGGTAGCGGACATTCAGGTGTGGCGTCTCGATCCGCTTCTGCCCTGTACCCAACGATAGCATGCCGGCCGCAACCAAGCCTGACGTGAGCAGCGTGCGCTCGAGGGGGTAGGGCGGTTTGCCGGTGACGAAAGTCTGCTCGGCCTTGGACATCAGTTCGGCCGAGTATGTGACGTTGGGCGTCGGGGGCAGGTAGAACAGCGTCGACAGCGGCTCGGACTGACCTTTCAAGCGGGCCGCGAACGTGAAATCGTTGACCAGCCCGTTCATCAAAAGCATCGTCGCCTTCAACCCATCGGCGTACTCGAATCGGTAGCAAACGGGTTCTTTGACCCACTCGCGAATCTGGGCCGGGGTCGGGTAGCGATCGCTAAACGACTCGGGCTGGGCCAATGTCTGTGTTCGAGTGAGGCAGGCAGCAAAGAGCTCCGGATCCCAACCGCCGGCGCTCCAACCGCCTGCGTCGAGCGCTTTCCACACCGCGTCACCGCGCAGGGCTTGCATGGTGACCACGCCTGTCTCGCCGCCGCGACGGCGCTCGGCCATGCACTGAATGACCTCCAGCGCGTGAAAGTCGTAGCTATCCACCGCGCCGATCGCCAGGCACATTACTTCTTCCACCTCGGCACCGTACGGCATATCGATCGACGGCATGCGCCATGTCACCGGGAGAGAGGAGCCAGCCATGAAGGGGAAATTGAGCGCGCGGGAGGTGTCGACCATTTCCTTGGCCCACTCCCATTTCCACGACAGATGCTTGTCGTTAAACATCGGCACCGCGCGGCCGTCGGCACGAAATACATCGGTAGCCTGCTTGAAGAACTCGTAACGCGGATATTTCTTCTGCCCGAGTTCGTTATCGGGATAATTGCCGTGCTCACCGATGACGAGCACCGCGTCAACGGCCAATTGCTTGCGTCCGGCCCGCAATGCTTCGGCCACCGAGGGATAAATCTTGAAGCCGAACTCCGCGGCGCGTTTCCGGCTGAGGTCGTTTTCCGGAAATTGGTCGACATAGGCCGACACAACTTCGAACGGAGGCTGATGCCAGGCGCCGTTGTGAGGATAGCCCACCAGAAACCGCTCGCCCATGTGCCAGGCGTGCGAATGATAGCGCCACTCGGTCGTAACGATGGCCAGCTTTTTCTTTGCGGCGGCATTCGCAGTAGGCTCAGTCGCGCGAGCCAGCGATGCACCTAACAGTCCGGTGCCAACAGCGCCGAGAAAGTGTCTTCGGTCGAGCATTGATGGTCCTCGATTGCCAGGACAGTACTGAATGGATCTTTCGTCGAGAGGTCAGTATTGGCAGGCTTTCTACTTGCCGTCACATTCCCATACGCCCCATTGCCCTTCGCACTCATCGACCGCCACTAGCAGTCGGTCGGGGCGGACGCCGGTCCGTCGTGCGAGGTCCTCTTGCAGACGGTGGCCAATGTAGCGCGCCAATAATTCGGCCGTCGTATTGGCCACCGGCAGTAGGACGCAATCTTCGCGCGGGAAGCTCCAGCGGCGGTCCTCAAACGTCACCTCGACGTTTCGCTCGCCGGCCGAA
This sequence is a window from Pirellulales bacterium. Protein-coding genes within it:
- a CDS encoding methyltransferase domain-containing protein gives rise to the protein MTTDYNAISREYQLSKLQPWRAHIEAYSLLGLVGDLTGQSVLDVACGEGFYTRLLHGQGAATAVGVDLSQGMIELAREQEAARPLGIRYEVADATNMNLGTQFDVVSAAYLLNYAHNRTDLAAMCRGIAHALRPGGRFVTVNSSPLLDFCQAPSFRKYGFETKIAEGPTEGAPITWTFHLANGSFSIENYFLDRQAHEEALSAAGFREIRWHPSRLEPAGLERFGSDLWEDFLSHPPIALIECVK